A genomic stretch from Spirochaetota bacterium includes:
- the rpe gene encoding ribulose-phosphate 3-epimerase — MKSVKIAPSIFAADFVNLKKVIEDIERLKVDYIHYDIMDYHFVPNISFGPLITEQIAKATSIPGDVHLMIELSPSKVERFFIDNVQIITVHTEAGGFSRNILNLIKESGRKVGISIKPGTHPDVIIPYLDLVDLVLVMTVEPGFSGQSLIPGTEGKVKKVREILSQVSRDVEIEVDGGVNIENMWRLIESGASVLVMGSFFFRDGNAERVVNTLRMNYGKDT, encoded by the coding sequence ATGAAGAGTGTAAAAATAGCACCTTCAATATTCGCAGCAGATTTTGTGAATCTTAAGAAGGTTATTGAGGATATTGAGCGACTTAAGGTTGATTACATACACTACGACATAATGGATTATCATTTCGTTCCAAACATAAGTTTTGGTCCGCTGATAACTGAGCAAATCGCAAAGGCTACGTCAATACCGGGTGATGTTCATCTTATGATAGAGTTATCTCCTAGTAAGGTAGAGAGATTTTTTATTGATAATGTTCAGATAATAACAGTTCATACGGAAGCGGGTGGATTTTCAAGGAATATACTCAATCTTATAAAGGAGAGTGGTAGGAAAGTAGGTATCTCAATAAAACCTGGGACGCATCCGGATGTGATAATACCTTATCTTGATTTAGTTGATTTAGTGCTTGTTATGACTGTTGAACCAGGCTTCTCAGGACAATCTCTTATTCCGGGAACAGAAGGGAAAGTTAAGAAGGTTAGAGAAATCCTGTCTCAAGTATCAAGGGATGTGGAGATTGAAGTTGATGGTGGGGTAAATATTGAGAATATGTGGCGTTTGATAGAGAGTGGTGCGAGTGTGTTAGTTATGGGTAGTTTCTTTTTTAGAGATGGTAATGCGGAGAGAGT